The proteins below are encoded in one region of Leisingera thetidis:
- a CDS encoding ABC transporter substrate-binding protein — protein MDTDLINKAKQVLIVPMLVSVLGISGTTGATAQSETMVTVRISTSIDTLDGLLPKIGQDLGIMREHGLELDFRAWPGGATMLADVLEYKADVTHVSAGLVFSAISRGAPLIVLSSNYDIDYSIVASSNIPLPHFYSPYPENIRDFEGKRIGVVARGGATERLVSKVLSDAGLDPISSVEYVSVGTGVGAAGAIMNNQVDFLVVIPPSDQLIDSDAAIPLVDNKSVKSDVYGTDFLFSVFSANAAFVEQSPQTAEAFCSALTETYAFVVDEENRSVVLSYLENDMNLPPALAERMWDEFGMNFNIKLEHDRWEKMRDQVAVLPDWDTATFEPCIRATDIDIAVPTRKASAHGNL, from the coding sequence ATGGACACTGACCTTATCAATAAAGCCAAGCAAGTTCTGATAGTGCCTATGCTTGTGTCCGTCCTCGGGATCTCCGGCACCACCGGCGCCACGGCGCAATCAGAGACCATGGTCACCGTCCGGATCTCGACCTCGATCGACACGCTCGATGGCCTTCTGCCCAAGATTGGTCAGGATCTCGGCATCATGAGAGAACATGGGCTTGAGCTGGATTTTCGGGCTTGGCCAGGCGGCGCGACGATGCTTGCGGACGTCCTGGAGTACAAAGCGGATGTGACCCATGTGAGTGCGGGCCTGGTATTTTCCGCCATCAGCCGCGGCGCGCCACTCATCGTTCTTTCGTCCAATTACGATATCGACTATTCCATCGTGGCCAGTTCGAACATTCCCTTGCCGCACTTCTACTCCCCGTATCCTGAGAACATACGGGATTTCGAGGGCAAGCGCATCGGCGTCGTGGCGCGCGGCGGCGCCACAGAACGGCTGGTTTCAAAGGTCCTGAGCGATGCCGGGCTCGATCCGATTTCCTCAGTTGAATATGTCTCGGTCGGCACCGGAGTGGGCGCTGCGGGCGCAATCATGAACAATCAGGTCGATTTCCTTGTGGTCATTCCGCCCAGCGATCAACTGATCGACTCTGACGCAGCGATTCCGCTAGTTGATAACAAATCGGTGAAGAGCGACGTTTATGGAACCGATTTCCTGTTTTCGGTTTTTTCCGCGAATGCGGCGTTCGTCGAACAGAGTCCCCAGACTGCCGAGGCTTTTTGCAGTGCCCTGACGGAAACATACGCTTTCGTAGTCGACGAGGAGAACAGAAGCGTGGTCCTGTCCTATCTGGAAAATGACATGAACTTGCCTCCTGCTCTGGCGGAACGGATGTGGGACGAGTTCGGGATGAACTTCAATATCAAGCTTGAACACGACCGGTGGGAGAAAATGAGAGATCAAGTCGCGGTTCTGCCGGACTGGGACACGGCCACTTTCGAACCGTGCATCAGGGCCACTGATATCGACATTGCAGTACCGACACGAAAGGCGTCAGCACATGGCAACCTTTGA
- a CDS encoding alpha/beta hydrolase produces MATFDTEFGSVYHSSWPVKNPTAHLVFLHGFGENTGHYERFFAKLNAADFHVWALDQPGHGRSDGERGRVQSFEPLLAAARRLLSFADSQTDDTPLFLMGHSLGGTTAALLTCRDALADVIQGLVLTGTVLTDSTYDIPPDTIVTKDPDYLKLLSEDPYGFVAPPERIIERRKATEDVRREIEVALVDVSLPILLINGTEDTIAPPQFNAAYAGRLKNARFINVPDGHHDIINDKMHDSIAAEVIEYLRANVTQS; encoded by the coding sequence ATGGCAACCTTTGATACTGAATTCGGCAGCGTCTACCACTCTTCCTGGCCTGTCAAAAACCCGACTGCACATCTCGTTTTCCTGCATGGTTTTGGCGAAAACACCGGGCACTACGAACGCTTTTTCGCGAAGTTGAATGCGGCCGACTTTCATGTCTGGGCGCTTGACCAACCTGGACATGGGCGATCCGATGGCGAACGCGGGCGGGTTCAGTCCTTCGAACCTCTGTTGGCGGCGGCGCGTAGACTGTTGTCCTTCGCGGACAGCCAGACCGACGACACGCCTTTGTTTCTCATGGGTCATTCGTTGGGAGGGACAACCGCAGCGCTGCTGACATGTCGTGACGCACTGGCAGATGTTATTCAGGGCCTCGTCCTGACGGGGACGGTCCTGACAGACTCAACCTATGACATTCCGCCGGATACAATCGTTACGAAGGACCCGGACTATTTGAAATTGCTGAGCGAGGATCCTTACGGGTTTGTGGCGCCGCCGGAAAGGATAATTGAACGGCGAAAAGCGACTGAAGACGTGAGGCGCGAAATTGAAGTGGCTCTGGTAGACGTTTCGCTACCGATACTCCTCATCAATGGGACCGAGGACACAATTGCGCCGCCTCAGTTCAACGCCGCTTATGCGGGCCGGCTGAAAAATGCTCGCTTCATCAATGTTCCGGACGGTCATCACGACATCATCAACGACAAGATGCACGATTCGATTGCCGCGGAAGTTATCGAATATCTGAGGGCGAACGTGACACAGTCATGA
- a CDS encoding ABC transporter permease: MASVALSADEYQTLERRLKRNARLKLLMGQVLVGLAFLAFWQAVYQMGVVKPLIARSPKEVWDFFVKILLDGTLLPALYSTLEATVIAFILASAVGIVIGIGLGLFPKIEALIDPYLSAINAMPRIAFAPVFILLFGIDQSAKIALAFSVVVFILIVSARAGIRTIDNDILTMARAMNINKRQMFMKILLPSAVPSIFGGLRLGVIYSLLGVTTSEILASEIGLGQLVAWYAGIFALEGVYAVVIVLAVVASLINVLMAMLEKKILKHRAG; this comes from the coding sequence ATGGCCAGTGTAGCGCTCTCGGCAGATGAGTATCAAACCCTGGAACGTCGCTTAAAGCGAAATGCTAGACTTAAGCTGCTGATGGGCCAGGTGCTCGTGGGCCTTGCATTCCTGGCGTTCTGGCAAGCAGTTTATCAGATGGGCGTGGTGAAGCCGCTCATCGCGCGCAGTCCGAAAGAAGTCTGGGATTTCTTCGTCAAGATATTGCTGGACGGAACGCTTCTACCCGCCCTGTATTCAACACTGGAAGCAACTGTGATCGCGTTCATCCTGGCCAGTGCTGTCGGTATCGTTATCGGAATCGGCTTGGGGCTTTTCCCAAAAATCGAAGCACTCATCGACCCCTATCTGAGCGCGATCAATGCAATGCCAAGGATCGCCTTTGCCCCCGTATTCATTTTGCTTTTCGGCATCGACCAATCGGCAAAGATCGCGCTCGCTTTCTCGGTTGTTGTCTTCATCCTGATCGTCAGTGCGCGAGCCGGAATCCGGACCATTGACAACGATATCCTCACGATGGCACGGGCCATGAACATCAACAAACGACAGATGTTCATGAAGATCCTTCTCCCCAGTGCTGTACCGTCGATATTTGGCGGACTGCGACTGGGCGTGATCTATTCCCTTCTTGGCGTGACCACATCGGAAATTCTCGCTTCTGAAATCGGCCTTGGCCAACTCGTCGCCTGGTACGCTGGAATTTTTGCCCTGGAAGGGGTCTATGCTGTGGTCATCGTCCTAGCTGTAGTGGCCTCACTCATCAACGTCTTGATGGCAATGCTGGAAAAGAAAATTCTGAAACACCGCGCAGGATAA
- a CDS encoding ABC transporter substrate-binding protein, which yields MTRSSPIHQIKSTTILTTLVAALAIGAGAASAADLERVTISTSIDTLDAMLPQLGEHLGIMEAKGLNLSFIRGANGPAMVSAVVGGSADITHVSTALYFPAIEKGADFVFLSGNYDIDYTFIGQAGLDWPNQQSGYPELVKDLAGRRIGIAGRGGATERMVRKMLSDAGMDVEKDVTYVSVGTGVGAAGAFENDQVDAMVVIPPTDLLINSEKMNLLVDIESTHNDVYAPDYLFTVFAANRDFVEERPDVAQAFCEGIQETLAFAKEPANQDEVVGYLSAAMNLEQEDAAQLWNTYSGNFRFELTEEGWNNMSNFTDFVPDWQTSVYQPCVDITSR from the coding sequence ATGACAAGATCCTCGCCGATCCACCAAATCAAGTCGACAACTATACTGACCACCTTGGTTGCAGCCCTTGCTATCGGAGCAGGTGCTGCGAGTGCAGCTGACCTGGAGCGGGTCACGATCTCAACATCGATCGACACGCTGGATGCGATGTTGCCGCAGCTCGGCGAGCATCTGGGCATCATGGAAGCCAAAGGCCTTAACCTCAGCTTTATCCGCGGGGCAAACGGACCGGCGATGGTCTCGGCGGTTGTGGGCGGCTCTGCAGATATCACGCACGTCAGCACGGCGCTCTATTTCCCGGCGATCGAGAAGGGCGCAGATTTTGTGTTCCTGTCTGGAAACTATGACATCGACTACACCTTCATCGGTCAAGCTGGACTCGACTGGCCCAATCAGCAGTCCGGCTACCCTGAGCTCGTCAAAGATCTGGCCGGTCGCCGTATTGGCATTGCTGGTCGTGGCGGCGCCACCGAGCGCATGGTGCGCAAGATGCTCTCCGACGCCGGTATGGATGTCGAAAAGGATGTGACATACGTTTCCGTGGGCACGGGAGTTGGCGCGGCGGGCGCCTTTGAAAACGACCAGGTCGACGCCATGGTGGTGATTCCGCCCACCGATCTCCTCATCAATTCGGAAAAGATGAACCTTCTGGTCGACATCGAGTCGACGCATAACGACGTGTATGCACCGGATTATCTTTTTACGGTCTTTGCCGCGAACAGGGACTTTGTGGAAGAGCGCCCCGATGTGGCCCAAGCCTTCTGCGAAGGCATTCAAGAAACCCTCGCCTTTGCGAAGGAACCAGCCAACCAAGACGAAGTCGTTGGCTACCTTTCCGCTGCGATGAACCTCGAACAGGAGGATGCCGCCCAATTGTGGAACACCTATTCCGGGAACTTCCGGTTCGAACTGACCGAGGAGGGGTGGAACAACATGAGTAACTTCACGGATTTCGTGCCTGATTGGCAAACGTCCGTCTATCAGCCCTGCGTCGATATCACGTCACGCTAA
- a CDS encoding malonyl-CoA decarboxylase domain-containing protein yields the protein MVAYEAVHQIRDWNDLRRRLEPFDRRCYGFFHPATGDEPLIFVEVALCKGIPDAIMPLLSLDSSASSDAPDTAVFYSISNCQPGLKGVSFGNFLIKQVVSNLSQELTDIRTFVTLSPAPGFAGWLNTQDDTGAQELAAQLAAGAWQNDAALCEGLEPQVQYWAARYVVHGKTAAGAPVDPVARFHLGNGASAYRVNWPADLAKGALERAHGVMINYLYELDEIESRHESFANEGSIACGPSMRRALRSHRGRSCLIDPSHPYSI from the coding sequence ATCGTCGCCTACGAGGCCGTACATCAAATCAGGGACTGGAACGATCTTCGACGCCGTCTCGAGCCGTTCGACCGCCGCTGTTACGGCTTCTTCCATCCCGCGACCGGCGATGAGCCACTTATCTTTGTCGAGGTAGCGCTGTGCAAAGGAATTCCGGACGCCATCATGCCGCTGTTGTCCCTCGACAGCTCCGCTTCCAGCGACGCCCCCGATACGGCGGTTTTCTATTCGATCAGCAATTGCCAGCCGGGCCTCAAGGGTGTGTCGTTTGGCAATTTTCTCATCAAGCAGGTGGTTAGCAACCTTTCGCAGGAATTGACAGACATTCGGACCTTTGTGACCTTGTCGCCGGCTCCCGGATTTGCCGGCTGGCTCAACACCCAGGACGACACTGGAGCGCAGGAACTGGCCGCGCAATTGGCCGCCGGAGCATGGCAAAACGACGCGGCCCTGTGCGAGGGTCTTGAGCCCCAGGTCCAGTATTGGGCGGCGCGATACGTTGTCCATGGCAAGACCGCGGCCGGCGCGCCCGTGGATCCGGTGGCGCGCTTTCATCTGGGCAACGGCGCCTCGGCGTATCGGGTCAATTGGCCTGCGGACTTGGCGAAAGGCGCGCTGGAGCGCGCACACGGCGTGATGATCAACTACCTCTACGAGCTGGACGAGATCGAATCCCGACACGAGTCCTTCGCGAACGAAGGCAGCATCGCCTGCGGCCCCTCCATGCGGCGCGCCTTGCGGAGCCATCGGGGGCGCAGCTGCCTGATCGATCCGTCACACCCATACTCCATCTGA
- a CDS encoding ABC transporter ATP-binding protein, translating to MIDTKPKTSDNVVTTANFSAELAAEFQSVSVEYRRLDGSVIKALDNVDLRIREGELVVFVGQSGCGKTTALNVISGLAKPSLGQITVLGKPPKSALDDMGYMFARDALLPWRTALGNVEFGMEIRGVDEKTRKATARQNLEMVRLGHLMENYPQQLSQGQRQRVALARTWALHPRLLLMDEPFAALDAQTRESLQEEFLRTWEQDKRTIVFVTHDINEAIMLADRIVAFHDGKVVEEFQVTFDRPRDLFEISADPESRAIFNEIRKILAHD from the coding sequence ATGATCGACACCAAGCCAAAAACATCCGACAATGTCGTGACAACGGCCAACTTTTCGGCCGAACTTGCCGCAGAGTTTCAGTCGGTGTCCGTGGAGTACCGTCGTCTGGATGGCAGCGTCATCAAGGCCTTGGACAACGTTGACCTGCGTATCCGCGAGGGTGAACTAGTGGTCTTCGTGGGCCAGAGCGGGTGTGGCAAAACGACCGCGCTTAATGTCATCTCCGGGTTGGCCAAACCGAGTTTAGGCCAGATTACCGTTCTCGGAAAACCGCCAAAATCGGCTCTGGATGACATGGGGTACATGTTCGCACGCGATGCACTGCTTCCATGGCGCACCGCATTGGGTAACGTCGAATTCGGAATGGAAATTCGAGGCGTCGACGAAAAGACCCGCAAGGCCACGGCGCGACAGAACCTCGAAATGGTGCGTTTGGGGCATCTCATGGAAAACTATCCGCAGCAATTATCCCAAGGGCAAAGGCAACGGGTGGCTCTCGCCAGAACTTGGGCACTGCACCCCCGCCTCTTGTTGATGGACGAACCCTTCGCAGCACTTGATGCGCAGACGCGGGAATCGCTTCAGGAAGAGTTTCTCCGAACCTGGGAGCAGGATAAGCGCACGATCGTATTCGTTACGCACGATATCAACGAGGCTATCATGCTCGCGGACCGGATCGTGGCATTCCATGATGGGAAAGTGGTCGAGGAATTCCAGGTTACCTTCGACCGGCCGCGAGACCTGTTCGAAATTTCGGCCGATCCGGAATCCCGCGCGATCTTCAACGAGATTCGCAAGATACTCGCGCATGATTAA
- a CDS encoding malonyl-CoA decarboxylase, producing MEPRRQELLRMLNHPPGGTIQLVRMRQDLLRMMRSEPDLAPLDSDFCHLLTSWFNRGFLVMRRIDWNSPAAILEKDRRLRGRTSNQGLERSSTPSRAVRPPLLRLLPSRDRR from the coding sequence GTGGAGCCTAGGCGGCAGGAGTTGCTGCGCATGCTCAACCACCCGCCCGGCGGCACAATCCAATTGGTCAGGATGCGTCAGGACCTGCTCCGGATGATGCGCTCAGAGCCAGATCTGGCGCCATTGGATAGCGATTTCTGTCATCTGCTCACGTCCTGGTTCAACCGCGGCTTCCTGGTGATGCGCCGGATCGACTGGAACTCACCGGCTGCGATCCTGGAAAAAGATCGTCGCCTACGAGGCCGTACATCAAATCAGGGACTGGAACGATCTTCGACGCCGTCTCGAGCCGTTCGACCGCCGCTGTTACGGCTTCTTCCATCCCGCGACCGGCGATGA
- a CDS encoding GntR family transcriptional regulator, which translates to MTSVSRWLLRLIHPKDYVVYNKNGSGFFTQDLLCSLKRLKGALRLVRKSNTAHIRETLENAIINGQYSPGARLDPERLAREFNCSRTPIRDALQQLEASGLVRIHSKQGTFVAEWSMEELTERFEAMAELEATCARLAARRITNEELAELEEKHEATRQLAEEERFDEYYVANSAFHRCIYRASHNAFLAQEAMRLHSMLQPYRRIQLQVRNRVKRSFKEHDAVVAAIRNGDDKAADKAMRDHVLIQGDRFHDLLAALRVEAAQ; encoded by the coding sequence ATGACCTCTGTCTCCCGATGGCTTCTGCGTCTTATACACCCGAAAGACTATGTTGTATATAACAAAAACGGTTCTGGATTTTTCACCCAGGACCTTCTATGTTCTTTGAAAAGATTGAAAGGAGCATTGCGATTGGTACGCAAGTCGAACACGGCTCACATCCGGGAAACGCTTGAGAACGCCATCATCAATGGCCAGTACTCGCCCGGGGCTCGCCTAGACCCGGAACGGCTGGCTCGCGAGTTCAATTGTTCCCGCACACCAATTCGCGATGCGCTTCAGCAACTTGAAGCTTCGGGCCTGGTCCGCATCCACTCCAAGCAAGGTACCTTTGTCGCTGAATGGAGCATGGAAGAGCTGACCGAACGGTTCGAAGCAATGGCAGAATTGGAAGCGACCTGCGCGCGCCTCGCCGCCCGGCGAATTACAAACGAGGAACTGGCGGAACTTGAAGAAAAGCACGAAGCCACCCGCCAACTGGCAGAGGAAGAGCGCTTCGACGAATACTATGTTGCCAACTCGGCATTTCATCGCTGCATCTACAGAGCGTCTCATAATGCCTTTCTTGCGCAAGAGGCCATGCGCCTGCATTCGATGCTTCAACCCTATCGCCGAATACAGCTGCAAGTCCGCAACCGGGTAAAGCGGTCATTCAAGGAACACGATGCAGTCGTTGCCGCAATTCGCAACGGCGACGACAAGGCTGCAGATAAGGCAATGCGGGATCATGTTCTGATACAAGGCGACCGATTTCACGATCTGCTTGCGGCGCTGAGGGTGGAAGCAGCACAGTGA